One Paenibacillus crassostreae DNA segment encodes these proteins:
- a CDS encoding MmcQ/YjbR family DNA-binding protein has translation MFALISNQNNQLKISLKCDPFMAESLRQQYASISPGYHLNKNHWNTILIDGTLSELELCKMIDHSYELVFKGLRKSEKDVVNPSAIMDVLLFDFGFGTIRFYLNSVPTHLIILLLKF, from the coding sequence AAATCAGTTTGAAATGTGATCCATTCATGGCGGAAAGTTTACGACAACAATACGCTTCGATTTCTCCGGGATATCACTTGAACAAAAACCACTGGAACACAATCTTGATCGATGGTACTCTTTCAGAACTAGAATTATGTAAAATGATTGACCACTCTTACGAATTGGTTTTTAAAGGGTTGAGAAAGTCGGAGAAAGATGTAGTGAACCCAAGCGCAATCATGGATGTTTTACTTTTTGACTTCGGGTTTGGTACGATCCGATTTTATCTAAACTCTGTTCCGACGCACCTTATCATTCTCTTACTGAAATTCTAG
- a CDS encoding cysteine hydrolase family protein — protein MRNILENSALLVIDIQNDMESDAIPVMEGGTCMLNSPKIIKHFRELELPIIQVRELHRADLSDFGRELDGVEKIHCLEGTSAEEFHPSTAPIEGEYIITKRRYSAFIGTDLDLLLRCKGIKRVFLIGGLTDVCVRFTAVDAHQHDYYFNVVSDSVIGSSQQAHKMALKNMEYLQTGANMTTEQVLALNWDK, from the coding sequence ATGAGAAATATATTAGAAAATAGTGCGTTACTTGTTATTGATATTCAAAACGATATGGAAAGTGATGCTATTCCTGTTATGGAAGGCGGAACATGCATGCTAAATTCACCGAAAATTATAAAGCACTTTCGTGAATTAGAGCTACCTATTATTCAAGTAAGAGAGCTGCATCGTGCAGATTTGAGTGACTTTGGCCGTGAATTAGATGGTGTAGAAAAAATCCATTGCTTGGAAGGTACTTCAGCGGAGGAATTTCATCCATCAACAGCACCAATAGAAGGAGAATATATTATAACGAAGCGTCGATACAGTGCTTTTATAGGAACAGATTTGGATCTGTTATTGCGTTGTAAGGGAATTAAGAGAGTATTTTTAATTGGTGGCTTAACAGATGTATGTGTACGTTTTACAGCAGTAGATGCTCATCAACATGACTATTATTTTAATGTCGTTTCTGATTCAGTGATTGGCTCTAGTCAGCAGGCTCATAAAATGGCGTTAAAAAATATGGAGTATTTACAAACAGGTGCTAATATGACTACGGAGCAAGTTCTTGCGTTAAATTGGGATAAATAA
- a CDS encoding cysteine hydrolase family protein — translation MIEIPKHSALIIVDIQNSDPNKKRDIPEKRMNYLKNAERVTNYFRERGDVPIVHILEIHRKDLIDFGRELEGAENIHCVEGTPEATYYEPTGPIEGEYTIEKRRYSAFFGTDLEILLRGLKADHLFIIGGMTDICVHYTAVDAHQFNYHVHVFKEACGTPSSDEVAQAALDNIEYFQTGSVISVENLFN, via the coding sequence ATGATTGAAATTCCTAAGCATAGCGCACTAATTATTGTTGATATTCAAAACTCAGATCCAAATAAAAAACGTGATATTCCAGAAAAAAGAATGAACTATTTGAAAAATGCTGAGCGGGTGACAAATTATTTCCGTGAGCGTGGCGATGTTCCAATTGTTCATATATTAGAAATTCATCGAAAAGATCTTATTGATTTTGGTCGCGAACTTGAAGGTGCTGAAAATATTCATTGTGTCGAAGGAACACCTGAAGCTACTTATTATGAGCCTACAGGTCCAATCGAGGGTGAATATACAATAGAAAAACGCCGTTATAGTGCCTTTTTTGGAACGGATTTAGAAATATTATTACGTGGTTTGAAGGCAGATCATCTTTTCATTATTGGTGGAATGACTGATATTTGTGTGCATTATACAGCAGTAGATGCTCATCAATTTAATTATCATGTTCATGTATTTAAGGAAGCGTGTGGCACGCCAAGTAGTGACGAAGTTGCACAAGCTGCTCTAGATAATATTGAGTATTTTCAAACAGGCTCGGTTATTTCAGTAGAGAATTTATTCAATTAA